The following nucleotide sequence is from Falco naumanni isolate bFalNau1 chromosome 6, bFalNau1.pat, whole genome shotgun sequence.
CACTGAGGCAAccaatacaattaaaaaaaagatataaagtGCTCTCAGTAAGATCAACCCTCTCACCAGTCACTAACACCCACCGCCCTTCATTTTCCTTGTACATAAATAAGGATATTCTGCAATTGCACAGGAGTGACCACTCGGTCCCTCGGGACTGAGGGAGGAGGGATGCTCTTGCACAGTTCTTCGGCAGGAGGAAGCCGTTCAAGACTCCTCTATTTCCATCATTCCAAGCGCCTTCTGATTCTCGCCTTGTAAAAGCACACAGTGGAAAACTGGTATCATCGAATCTCACCCGACTGCTGGAACCAGAAGAGCAGACCACACAGCTGGTCTCCTTAAGATGTATTTCTGACACGCTCTACTACTGTTAGGACTTGGAAAGGGATTTTAAGTCAAGCCAAGCCACGACAAAGTCCCAGGCCAGAAGCCTGGGTCAGGAGCAATTCTGCACCCCCAGGAACTGGATGTGCTTCAGAAAACGGCACCAGCTGAGCGAGGAAAGCACAGGAAAGTTTGaggagagctggctgggaaaaatctgaaaaagaactTTGCTAGCGATTATTACCTTCACATGTACACATGCAgtttgacaaagaaaaataaaaaaaggaagaagaaattcagACTTCTCTTTAAGAATCCTTggatttaaatatatatatatttattaaaaagagaCATTGACTCTATGGCCAAGACATCATGCGTCTCAGAACAGGTTTTTACAGCCATGTTATAAAAACCCCTTAGCAAAGCAGTTATGCACTAGACTTCAAACACATGTACTCCAAGAATGACACTGGTGTGGAGGATCTTGTTTTacatccatttatttttgtccCTCAGCAATTATAGCATAGTTTCAATACATTTCTAAAGCTATAGAGAAATACCAGGGCAACTAGAGTACATACAAGCCAAAGTTAAAATGGTAGACagctggattaaaaaaagaaaaaaataaaaaaataaaaaaccaacaaaaagtaTGCATTCAGCAGGAAATCTACTATACTTCATTCAGTTTAGGCTTTGTTCTTTAGGGAACAAGGTGCTAACGTGCCATTTTCTCATAAAATGAATCATAATTGCTTCCAAGGagtttctgctgaaaatttAGGTGGAAGCAAATAAGTGTAACACTAAACTTTCTCCTATAAACTTAGAAGCAACACTTTCTTGAATCAATTTCCACCCTCCAAatactctgctgcttttcttgcatgAACCCACTGTTTTATTAAGGCATAATATGCCCTGAGCAATATGCTGGAAATTAGCCAAAAAAGCCTAACAATTAAAGGCAAGCACcaagtgattatttttatagacaaattttgaaatctgttttgtaaCTCACCTGTATTTGGGAGTAgcacttgaggaaaaaaacagaaaatattgcttttaattactttgaGAATGGCAGTGTTaatttcccctttctccctccagGCTAAAGTTTTCAAGCTACTCATCTAGGTACCTAAGTAGGACCAGCATACCATGGCATTAAGTGGGACATCTGTtcaaaagcttaatttttaagcAACTCAGCACAAAAATTTCAGCGCCCCACCCTAAGCAATTCAaattaaatcttattttcctCAAGAGGCAAGATACCTCTTGGTCTTAATATGCTGGATACCTCCAGTCTTTAAAGCAAGATGGAGCCTGGACAGGAGAATCATACACTGTACATGCTCACTGCCTTCCAgtcttctttttaaagccaGATAAAGCCTATCATAAAATTACCTGGTGCACTGCCCAATTTCTCTTAAGACGCACAGTATTACAGAATCCAGGATCTAGGAAGGTAGTTCTCAAAGCTAGTGCTAACAGCACACATGACTTTCTCTATACAAATTTAGGCAATACCGGCTAGTCCCTTTAAGCTACCAGAGTATCCATAAAAGAAAGACAACCAAATTATACATtttattcacatttatttttcgCTTTTAGTGTGCTCACAGAAAATTAGAACACCTTAAGCAGGAGTTTAATAGCAATTTTTGTAAGCAAAGTTACATTCCATCTCTAAGTCAAATTGGTCAAAGCTTCTCCAGTATTTACAAAAACATGATAGACAAGATGCTACACAAAAAAACCATTGCATCTGAagagttttcctttattttcaaagacaactggaaaagaaagcattgtTTGCTGTAATCAAAAACATACCACAGTATAAACAGTAACCATTCCACTTATCACAGCTTGGTTGAgtttaaaatttgtgtttaaaaggtCCAAGATGACTGCAGTTTTACAAAAATGGGCAGGGTGGAAAGAGTTGCAAACTTCATGTGCTTCTGGATATcaagatttgtttgtttttttttatacaataGTCACAGTTAAAAACACCCTGCTGGTAATACATAATTACACTTTATTAAGGTCATAAACCAGCAATAAACAATAAAGCCTATACAACTTGTATTTCTACTTAATCACTGACTGATACAGCTAACATGAGATAAGTGAAAAGTTCCTATGGTTTAAATGAATTCCTAAGACTATGATCTCTTTATCTGggtattgatttttatttttatttttttttcctttttcctttccttcttaaTCAAGACTTGTAGTGTTGTAAACCTTATAGAACATCTGCCTCACAAAATACATCGtaataactttcttttaaaaaaaagactaacCCCTTACATCATTTCTGGCGGGGCGCGCTCCCGGCAAGGGCTGCGCGCCCCGTGTTCCCCACTGCGGCCCCTGTCACTTCATTTGATATCCCTTATTGACCCACCCATCTCCTTCATATATGGGCATGTCCATAGACCGATCGGGAAAAGTTTTATAATATGAAGAGAGCTGCAAAGTacggagaaaaaaaaaacaaaccaaaaaaaaccaaaaccaaaccaaaatcaaaaaaaacaaaaccaaaaaaaacccgaaccaaccaaaacagaacattaatactgatgaaaaaaaaaatcaacaaaaaaacaaaatatagagGGTGGGACAGGAGGGCGGAGGGGGGCCCCCCTCCGCCCGTTGGAATGGCGGCAACACACAACGATTTGAGATGGGAGCTGcggggggagagaaaaaaaagaaacgggacatcttttaaatcaatccCTGGTTGTAGACAAGTTCTCCGAGACCAGTACCTGGCACCActccaacaaacaaacaggGGGGAAGAAAAGTCCGTCggcgaggggcggcggcggcgcttACTCCGCCGACTCGGCGGCGGGTCCCTCCGGACTGCTCTCGGCGGGGGGCTCCTGCCGCGCCGGCGCCGGCTCCTCCGCGGGGGCCGCCTCCTGCTCGCCGCTGCCCGCCTCGCTCGTGGCGGCGccggcgcccgccgccgcctccccctccgcctgctgctgctgcggcggctgctgctgctcctccgCCGCCGGCGCCTCTTCTCCCGCCGCCTTCTCGGGGGCGGCCTCGTCCGATTTGGCCTCCTGCGAGTCCCCCGCCTCCTCCTTCGCCGCCTcggcgctgccggcggcggccgcgcagGCCTCCTCGGCGGCGGCCTTGCCCTCCTCACTGCCCGCCGCCTCGGgggccgccgcctcctccttcCCGCCCTCCGCcgcggcggccgcgccgccctCGCCCTCGGCCCCCTCGCCGGCCTCCTTCTTGTTCTTCTTGAAGGAGAAGCCGCTGAGCTTAAAGGACTTCTTGAAGGAAAAGcgcttctttttttttttcggggTCTCGCTGCTGGACGAGGGGGTCGCGCCCTCCTCGGTCTTGGGAGAGGCCTCGCCCTCCGCCGGGGAGGCCGGCTCGGTGCTCTCCGCCTCGGCCGCCTCCTTCTCGGAGGCGGGCTCCGACGAGGCCGCCTCCTCCTTGCCCGTCTCCTCGGCGGGCGCGCTGCCGTTGGCCTGCACCTCCTCCTTGCCCGCCTCCGCCGCCGCGGGGGAGGCGTCGCCGTTCACCTTCACGTGGCCGTTTTCCTGCAAGACAGCGACGAGCGTTACCGGCGGCGCCGACAGGGTGGGGGAACGCTGGGGCACCGCTGCCCTCCCCCGCCCGGCGGCCTATCCTCGCCCGCTTTCAGCCGACGCTGGTTCACACCCCCGGGCCCTCCGCCGCCCGGGCCGGGCCTGGCCtggccgcggcgggcggcggccaCCAGAGGGCGCCGCGGCTCCACGCAGCGGCAGCGGCGCCGCGCACACCCGCCCCCGGCGCGCCCCGTCcagccgcggcggcggcgcggggcggggaaGGCTAACAAAGctcgcccggccccggcccccccgcccgccgctgcccctCTCCGCCCGGGCGGTGCGGCGaggcgcccccgcccccccctctCCGCGGCATTTGCATCTTTCAGGCGCCCGGAGCGCGGCTGGCTGCCCCGGGCGGCAGCTGCGAGGGCGGCGGGGGGTGCCCGCCCGCAACGCCGCTGCGTGGGGCAACGGGGGCACGGCCAGCCCGGCAGCCGGCTCACgcgtgggggtggggggtgtgcgGCAGAAAGCCGTGCCCCGCGGCTGCCGAGCCCCCGGCGGAGCCGCCGCGGACCGGGCGGgcggcacagcccctgcccgcgctgccgccccaggggggctgcccgctgcccgcagcccccgaGCCCCAgcccggcgcccccggcccccgccgctaTCGAGCCAGCCTGCTACCGCCGGAGGCGTTCCGCGCTAGTCACCGAGCGTCTTCGGGAGGAGGTTAAGCGGGCAGAAAAGCCAAGCGGTATAAGATCCTTCCGTTTACGAGCCATTGGGACGCTTCACCATAACACACGAGGGATTtagatttaaaggaaaaaaaaaaaaaagaagaaaaaaaatgtgcccCTTTCTGCCCCCCACGCAGGAAAGATAAAGGAACGAATCATTCACAGCCAAGcccgtttaaaaaaaaaacaaaagaaattattcctttgCCTCGAGTTGCAAAGATAAAAGGATTGATCGTATTCTCCATTCAATGTGCCACTGGGGCatcaaaggaagaagaattaAACAGGATGCGAAAGACAGTCCGTCGAAGTTGGCTTTAAAAAGGGAGtaggtttaatattttttaatttattttttttttacctgtccATTCGCCTTGGATGGAGATGCAGCCACTGCTTCCCCAGGTTTCTCGGCGGAGGCTTCGCCCTTTGCAGCGGTCTTGGAGAACTGGGCACCCATGCTGTCTTATTCAACAAAGAAACTCAACAGATCCAAAAGGAGGGGAAACAAAGAGCGTTGGGTTGGTATAAATACTGGGcgaccagcagcagcagcaacacacacacacaccagaggggaaaaaaaaagagaagagagaacagaACCGATTATAATGcactccttttaaaaaatttaaagttGAAGAgatcaaaaagcagcagcacaggagggagggggaaaaaagggaggaaaaagtcgagcaaaaaaaaaaaaaggagcccAAGTTTAgtaaaaagaagtaataaaaaatcCCAGATTTGTAGCCGTACTGTAGACaaggagaaaatggagaaatCTCCCTGGTTGCTAATAAGATGCGGAGTCCAACGCCCAAGTGCACAGATGAATGGGCTTCCCGAGCGGTGACGGCAGCCCTCCGCCCGGCGCCGGCCAATCGCCGCCGCGCCACACAAAGGGGGGCGGGGCCTGGCCGCCCAGCGAACAATGGAGCCGCGATGGCAGCGGTTTGAAATCAGCCCCCGGCCGATAATGAATGTGCCGCtccggcgcggcgcgggcgggcgcggAGAGCTCCGCGCCGGGGAGCGAACAAAACACCCCGATAAAGCGGGGCGGGCGGCCAGGGACAATGGTGCGAGGGGCGTGCGGGTGGGTTTGAGTGCGAGTGCGAGTGTGAGTCCGaaccggccccgccgcccgcccccacCCGCCGCCGCCGTGAGAGAGCAACAGATAGTGTGTGCgagcccggggcggggggagagggaaggagtggatttgctgctgccttttttttttctttggtggtgctttttttccccccccccgtTTCTTCCCTGGGTTTAATTGGTCGCGATTGTTAAATCGCCCCCAATTTGGAAGGTATTTGAACCACGTAGATCGAGTTTCGCCAAACGAGATCACGAGTCGAAATTAGTAGGTCTGTAGGCCAGATGTTGCAAATGCTAAAGCAGCGGCGGCTGGAGCCGCTGCCGAAGCAGAAACGGACCCCTCCCCCATTCGATATTGGcttggaataaaatattttgtgattatCCTACGGCGGTAATTTAATTCTGCTGTTTGATTATTTCTGATTTGTGATTTTAAAGTATGTTCTGAGGCGGTGACCCATTTCGAGATTACGTTTCCATGCACCCCAGTAGTGGGCGAAGCGACATTATCGGGGAAACATCGGCGCTTTCCCAAACCCCAGCCCCGACTGTGTATTTACGTTGAATTTAAACCCTCGAATAAGATGTAACCCGAAACTAATGCATGCGAATTAACGGTGATCTGGAGCGCTTAGCAGCgatggggtgggggaaataGCACGGATCCGATGGATTTCCTTTGGGGGCGTGGGGGTGTGCGGGCAGCCGGCCGCCTCCCTCCGCCGTGCGATGCGGGGAACACTGGCCTAGACCCACCGCCCCCCGACACCCCCATCCCCTTTTAAGGAGCAGAAACGAGCGTCAGAACGATCGTTTCCCAAGCTCGGGTAATCTCCAAACGCCTCTTGTTTATAAACAAGAATGTTAAAATTGCTGCGATAATGAAGGGCTGCGGAGCGGGCAggctcggccccgccgcccgcctctCTCTCCCCGCGGATTACGCGGGGCCGGTGGGCTTTGTGCAGCCGCCGTTCCGTAACCCCGGTGAGGGCGCCGGTTATCTTCAACCGGCCGAGGGAGTATTTCCTTTCCTGGGGGCAAAAGGGCCCTtcggttgggttttttgttttgtgggtggGTTGTTGCTGTTgagtggtttgttttggtttgggtttgttttttttttttttttttggggggggggatggagcctctccctccctccctctctccctccctcccgccgcATGTCACACACAGCtccgccgccgctgcccgccgctcCCTTTGTCTCGGCCGccaccgcccgccccgccgagcccgGCGCAGcggccccccgctcccccgcggggctgcccgcccccccgcccgcagccgcgCACCCGCGCACCCCGCGCCGGCAACACCCGCGTCCCCccgggcccggcgcggggggcggcctCTGGCCCCGCCGGCGTGAAcgcccccggcggggcgggggtgccgccgccgcgccccggtCTCtcgcggcggggccgcgccgccgggcggTTTCCCTGGCGACggctggggggcggcgggggctccgcggcggggccgggagcggggcgggggcggccctgcccgccccggcgTCACCTGCGGCCGCCGGGCCCGCTGCTgcggagctgggctgggctcggcggggccgggtggggccgggggcgccgcggcggccgctcccggcggccgcgggggcgggAGCCGCTCCCCGGGGGTCcctcgcccgccgcccccccggcgtGCGCGGGGAGTGGTGTACGGCGGCGGGCACCGGCGGCAGAAGGGGATGGAGCGCTGCGGGGAGCGGGCTCACCTTGCGGCGTGACGGCGGCGCGACCGCGGGGCGCGGGCACCGGACAGCGTCCTCCGTGATCCTCCGCCGCTTCCCGAGGGGACTCCACGCGCAGGgttttctctgctccttttaATCTGGATATTAAGCAGATCGTGATTTcgttggtggtggttttggggtgttgTGTTGTGGTTTGCTTTTACACTGCTTGATGTGACCGATCACCTGAGAAGACCTCCTGGAAGACCGTGACAGGACTTCACAATCAGTACCAAACCCATCTGGGCACCTTGCACGGGTATATGCAATTTCACCTGCACAGGCGTATGCAGGTTTACTTTCCACCGTAGCTACGTCTGCATTTCAGAGTAGTGTCACTGACAAATTTCACAGACCAACTGTGGGAGTTCTGACGGTGTATGCTTTGCATTATGATTTTGATATGTTTTTCAAGCAGTTCAATGTTTTacaactttaaaagaaaaagaaaaagccttgaCTGATGTTATTCTAGACGCTTGGTTCCACAAGTTATTCTGGAGAGTCTCTGGACAAGCAGGAAATCTGGAATATGTGTACGCTGCCTCTGCCATTCGCAGTGCACTACAACCTGGACAACTACCTCTGCTTTCTAAACCAAGCCGTTGAACGTGAGGTGCAAATACAAGATTTAACCCCTTACTGACCTCTTGAGCCCACCAGGCTGCTCCTTGTCACACCACACCTTCAAGCACCAAGCAAACAGATATGCTGGAGGGGAGATTCCTCATTCTTAAACTTGCACTTTATTCAAGTTCCCGATCTTTTCATCTCCttccaagggggaaaaaagaaaaagag
It contains:
- the MARCKS gene encoding myristoylated alanine-rich C-kinase substrate encodes the protein MGAQFSKTAAKGEASAEKPGEAVAASPSKANGQENGHVKVNGDASPAAAEAGKEEVQANGSAPAEETGKEEAASSEPASEKEAAEAESTEPASPAEGEASPKTEEGATPSSSSETPKKKKKRFSFKKSFKLSGFSFKKNKKEAGEGAEGEGGAAAAAEGGKEEAAAPEAAGSEEGKAAAEEACAAAAGSAEAAKEEAGDSQEAKSDEAAPEKAAGEEAPAAEEQQQPPQQQQAEGEAAAGAGAATSEAGSGEQEAAPAEEPAPARQEPPAESSPEGPAAESAE